In Vigna unguiculata cultivar IT97K-499-35 chromosome 3, ASM411807v1, whole genome shotgun sequence, a single genomic region encodes these proteins:
- the LOC114175751 gene encoding protein FMP32, mitochondrial-like, translating into MAAVRKRMWQLSGIGAFGASKSKVSSSFERAIFHPFPVSGTRHVSQLVKSNGKHLFLVDTLALVRKLEGEGLPSKQAEAITAAITEVLNDSLENVSQSLVSKGEMQRTEMMQESNLSKFKAEVQSSQGHHFSLLQHETEKLRNDIEKMRSELRYEIDKVTAGQRLDLNLERGRIREELSNQNAETNNLTNKLDREIHSLRAQLEAAKYDVIKYCIGTLVSISAVGLAVLRILM; encoded by the exons ATGGCCGCGGTTCGTAAGCGGATGTGGCAGTTATCTGGAATCGGAGCTTTTGGGGCTTCCAAATCCAAAGTGTCGTCGTCGTTCGAAAGAGCAATATTCCATCCATTTCCTGTTTCGGGGACAAGGCATGTTTCTCAATTGGTGAAATCCAACGGAAAACACTTGTTTCTCGTTGACACTTTAGCCCTG GTTAGAAAACTAGAGGGGGAAGGATTGCCCTCGAAACAAGCTGAGGCAATAACCGCTGCCATAACCGAAGTTTTGAATGACAGTCTCGAAAATGTGTCTCAATCGTTAGTATCTAAAGGAGAAATGCAGAGA acCGAGATGATGCAAGAATCCAATCTGTCCAAGTTTAAAGCAGAGGTGCAGAGCTCACAG GGACACCATTTCTCTCTTTTACAACATGAGACAGAGAAGCTTAGGAATGATATAGAGAAGATGCGTAGTGAGTTGAG GTATGAGATTGATAAAGTCACTGCTGGGCAGCGATTAGATTTGAACCTTGAAAGGGG GAGAATAAGGGAGGAATTGTCTAACCAGAATGCTGAAACTAACAACCTGACAAACAAACTTGATAGA GAGATCCATTCTTTAAGAGCACAGCTAGAAGCAGCCAAGTATGATGTCATAAAATACTGCATAGGAACACTGGTTTCGATCTCTGCCGTTGGTCTTGCAGTATTACGTATTTTGATGTAA
- the LOC114176860 gene encoding cytochrome P450 84A1-like — MDLLLQLKTVLQPFHTTILFIIPVTLVLWCLLSRIRRKTAPYPPGPKGLPIIGNMNMMDQLTHRGLAKLAKQYGGVLHLRIGFLPMVAISNAEAAREVLQVQDNIFSNRPATIAIRYLTYDRADMAFAHYGPFWRQMRKICVMKLFSRKRAESWNSVRDEVDTIVRTVAANVGNPVNVGELVFNLTKNIIYRAAFGSSSRQGQDKFISILQEFSKLFGAFNIADFVPCLGWVDPQGLNLRLVQARAALDSFIDNIIEEHVEKKRSGKCCEDESDMVDELLNFYSQNQNPSFSNESNDLHNSITLTKDNIKAIIMDVMFGGTETVASGIEWAMAELMRSPEDLRRVHQELADVVGLDRRVEESDLEKLVFLKCAVKETLRLHPPIPLLLHETAEEAVVCGYHVPKGSRVMINAWAIGRNGDSWEEPEAFKPSRFLDPTVPDFKGSNFEFIPFGSGRRSCPGMQLGLYALEVAVAHLLHCFTWELPDGMKPSELDMSDVFGLTAPMASRLVAIPSKRVLCPL, encoded by the exons ATGGATTTACTCCTGCAACTGAAAACCGTACTCCAACCGTTCCACACGACGATCTTGTTCATAATCCCGGTGACGTTAGTGCTGTGGTGTTTACTGTCTCGAATCCGCAGAAAAACGGCGCCGTATCCCCCGGGGCCTAAAGGCCTTCCCATCATAGGGAACATGAACATGATGGACCAGCTCACACACAGAGGCCTGGCCAAACTCGCCAAGCAATACGGCGGCGTTTTGCACCTCCGAATAGGGTTCCTCCCCATGGTTGCCATTTCAAACGCGGAAGCGGCGCGTGAAGTGCTCCAAGTCCAGGACAATATATTCTCCAACCGCCCTGCCACCATAGCCATCAGGTACCTAACCTACGACCGCGCCGACATGGCTTTCGCTCACTACGGTCCCTTCTGGCGCCAGATGCGCAAAATCTGCGTCATGAAACTCTTCAGCCGCAAGCGCGCCGAGTCCTGGAACTCCGTCAGAGACGAAGTCGACACCATCGTCCGCACCGTTGCGGCGAACGTGGGCAACCCCGTTAATGTGGGGGAACTGGTGTTTAACCTCACGAAAAACATCATCTACCGCGCCGCTTTCGGGTCCAGTTCCCGACAGGGACAGGACAAGTTCATTTCAATTCTTCAGGAGTTTTCCAAGTTGTTTGGGGCCTTCAATATTGCGGACTTTGTGCCTTGTCTCGGGTGGGTTGATCCTCAGGGTCTGAACTTGAGACTCGTCCAGGCACGCGCCGCCTTGGATAGCTTCATTGATAACATCATTGAGGAGCACGTGGAGAAGAAGAGGAGCGGCAAGTGCTGTGAGGATGAAAGTGACATGGTTGATGAGTTGCTGAATTTTTACAGCCAAAACCAAAACCCCAGTTTCAGTAATGAATCAAACGACTTGCATAACTCCATCACACTCACCAAAGACAACATCAAAGCCATCATCATG GACGTGATGTTCGGAGGGACCGAAACGGTGGCATCAGGAATTGAGTGGGCAATGGCGGAGCTAATGAGAAGCCCAGAAGACCTACGGCGCGTGCACCAAGAACTAGCCGACGTAGTGGGCCTGGACCGGCGCGTGGAGGAATCGGACCTCGAAAAGCTCGTCTTTCTGAAATGCGCGGTGAAGGAGACGCTGCGGTTGCACCCGCCGATTCCGCTTCTCCTCCACGAGACGGCGGAGGAAGCGGTGGTTTGCGGGTACCACGTGCCGAAGGGTTCGCGCGTGATGATAAACGCGTGGGCCATTGGAAGGAACGGGGACTCGTGGGAGGAGCCGGAAGCGTTCAAGCCGTCGCGGTTTCTGGATCCGACCGTGCCGGATTTCAAAGGGAGCAACTTTGAGTTCATTCCGTTCGGGTCGGGTCGGAGATCCTGTCCCGGAATGCAACTGGGGCTTTACGCGCTGGAAGTGGCCGTGGCGCACTTGCTTCACTGCTTCACGTGGGAATTACCCGATGGGATGAAACCCAGCGAGTTGGACATGAGTGACGTGTTCGGACTCACCGCGCCGATGGCGAGTCGACTCGTGGCGATTCCATCCAAACGTGTGTTATGTCctttataa